A window of the Henckelia pumila isolate YLH828 chromosome 3, ASM3356847v2, whole genome shotgun sequence genome harbors these coding sequences:
- the LOC140890618 gene encoding protein FLX-like 1, protein MAARNHSHSHRHLPEEPRRLHHHGRISSQELHLLEERLAAQSREIQTLLHDNQRLAVTHVALKQELISAEQDVRHLSATATSVKAERDGQVREVYNRSLRLEEEARSVDGIPAELDRVRADIQELRAERKEFSEKLRDIDEDLAKTHSELMELPALRAEIEALYKEIQRGRAAIEYERKMRAKNYQLSEIMERHMISMTREAEKLRSELANAERRATASATVAMAMAAATPGPAYAAQYGNLEAGYGDNSRSDPNAVHQSSVAANPSFDRGAESRPPPPEPYGIQEQHVRGL, encoded by the exons ATGGCTGCACGAAATCATAGCCATAGCCATCGCCACCTACCCGAGGAACCTCGGCGTCTCCACCACCACGGCCGCATCTCTTCTCAGGAGCTACATCTACTCGAGGAGCGCCTCGCTGCTCAGAGCCGAGAAATCCAGACTCTCCTCCACGACAACCAACGCCTTGCCGTCACCCACGTGGCGCTCAAGCAAGAGTTGATCAGCGCCGAGCAGGACGTCCGCCACTTGTCAGCCACGGCCACTTCCGTCAAGGCCGAAAGAGATGGTCAGGTGCGCGAGGTATACAACCGTTCCTTAAGATTGGAGGAGGAGGCACGTTCCGTTGACGGGATCCCCGCTGAACTCGACAGAGTTCGGGCCGACATTCAGGAGCTTCGGGCCGAGCGAAAGGAGTTTTCAGAGAAGCTGCGGGATATCGACGAGGATCTTGCGAAGACTCATTCTGAATTGATGGAATTGCCAGCCCTCAGGGCTGAGATTGAAGCATTGTACAAGGAAATACAAAGAGGAAG GGCTGCAATTGAGTATGAAAGAAAGATGCGGGCCAAAAACTATCAACTAAGTGAAATAATGGAAAGGCACATGATATCTATGACTCGTGAAGCAGAGAAACTGCGTTCTGAACTTGCAAATGCAGAGAGGAGGGCGACGGCGTCTGCGACGGTGGCAATGGCAATGGCAGCTGCGACTCCAG GACCAGCATATGCTGCACAATATGGAAATCTAGAAGCAGGATATGGTGACAATTCAAGATCTGATCCTAACGCTGTTCATCAG AGTAGTGTTGCTGCCAATCCCTCCTTTGATCGCGGAGCAGAATCTCGCCCTCCACCACCAGAACCGTATGGCATTCAAGAACAGCATGTACGTGGGTTATAA
- the LOC140889814 gene encoding uncharacterized protein: protein MEDMTATPMENLLKRFQSFKLSTLKGTKNDVECETWLEDIEELFESLDYANDRRVKLVIHQLHEVAKVSYRKEKREEFSSLQQGQLNIEQYVAKFTSLLKFVPHIPDSDEAQADQFINGLNPNVFTLVNAGRKTTLPVLLIAQRE, encoded by the exons ATGGAAGATATGactgctactccgatggaaaATCTATTGAAACGCTTTCAGTCGTTTAAACTGTCAACACTTAAGGGAACTAAAAATGATGTGGAATGTGAGACTTGGCTCGAGGATATTGAAGAGTTATTTGAATCCCTTGACTATGCAAACGATCGTCGAGTCAAACTTGTTATACACCAACTACATGAAGTTGCAAAAG TGTCCTATAGAAAGGAAAAAAGAGAAGAATTTTCTAGCTTGCAGCAAGGGCAATTGAACATTGAacaatatgttgccaaatttaCGAGTTTGCTGAAATTTGTTCCCCATATTCCAgacagtgatgaagctcaagctgaccagttcattaatggattGAATCCAAATGTTTTTACTCTCGTGAATGCGGGACGAAAAACAACTTTGCCAGTGCTCTTAATCGCGCAAAGGGAGTAG